Within Lolium rigidum isolate FL_2022 chromosome 5, APGP_CSIRO_Lrig_0.1, whole genome shotgun sequence, the genomic segment GACTTGCCACACAAGAACTCTTCAGCTAAGACTAATTCAGTAAGCACACCCAAGTATTAGTATGAAAGAGGAAACTGAATTAACAAAAGCAATTGCATCTTAGACCATAGAAGCTGATGCATTTATCAATGATTACTTCCAAAATACTTCAGTAAGATATTTTTAGATCAACAAGCCGCAGCCCCATTCTAGAGAAACGGAAAAGGTTCAGGAAAAGAAGGCTAAAGCTACGTTGCATCAAACTATGGACTTCAGTAAGAAGGGAAATGATCATGTTTTCTTACAGCGTTTACAGCCTATTCAGGGAACGGATAAGTTTCTGGCAAAGATTTCACAAGCAGTAAAGGCTAAAGCTACATTGCATCAGCCTATGGATTTCAGTAAGAAACGAAGGCCGACAGAGTGGAACAACACACGGACATAATTCATGCTTCGGGGTCAACGGACCTGGCGGCGAGATTGGTGGCGGCGTCTCTCGCCGGCGACGCACGACGGGGCCgacctggtggcggcggcgctcgccCGCGATGCAGGACCAGGCTGATCTGGTGGCGGAGGCACTCGCACGCGATGCTGGTGTCGCTTGCGGAGGAAGGGGTGTCGGGGCGGCGTTTGCGCTCGACGCTGCAATACGagatggtggaggtggcggccgcCCTCGATGCAGGAGGACGGggtgtcgatggcggcggcggcggtcgacgCGGGAAGACGGTATGGCGTCGGCGGCGGTCGGCGCCGATGCAGGAGGACGGtaattggcggcggcggtcgcgCTCCAGCCAGGACGACAGGATTTTGGAGGACATAGGCGCGTCCTGAGCCAATTGTTGGGCCGGTTCAATGGAGTATTTGTTTTTCCATTATCCACGCCTTGCTGGACTATTGGGCCTAAACTAAATCGTTCAATCCTGACCGTTGTCTAAATCATACCTCTCCTCTTCTCAGCTGTGGTAAAAGGTACTGTAAAAGAAGCCATTTTTGAGTATACAAAATTGAAATTTCGACGTACAATTTACCTATAGAAAGAGCAATCAACTGGTTAATGTCTAAACAACATAAATCCATTATCAAGTattaataacaaaacaaaaatcacAAAAGATATACTACATCTGCCATGTCAAGGCAATTGTGCCTGGAGAAAATAAAGGCTGAATGCTTTCTCGCTTTATTGACACAAAAACCAGTATCTTAATTGTAATAATACATCTCTACTGGTGCGAAATAGGTTAACAGTATTTTCGCAAATATCATGGTGATGAATACCAGACATCCAGACCTACCCAATATCACCAATAATACTCAGAAAGCAATTTTCATCAATACAAACAAGTTGGATATGTGATTATGCAATTATTGGCGAAAGTAAGGTGATAATACTTACCACTGGGCAATTTGCTTCTCTCAGCCACTCAAAGTTCCTTGGGTCAACAATTAGATCATCTGTGTGTAGAATGAAAACAACAGAAGTAAAGATATTGCTAAACTTGGTATCCGTTACAAGGTAATTGTAAATATAAGCTGCTTGTTGCAGGAAAACTATCCAATGGCTTATTTTCCTTTGACTTCTCGCTTAGCAGTCTGTATAAAATGACTACCCTATTTCTCTAGATATGGTTGAGAGCTGAAATCGATTGAATAGGGAGACCTACAGCTTGAGCTCACAATGGACAAATCACAAATGGTTGTCTCGACTACTTTGTTGTATGGAAGCTGCACTTCATGCTGTCCAACCTGACTAGTAGTATGTTCTATTAGCGAATGCAGGCATTCTAAATGCCTAGGGACCCAGATACATATTTCAAGAGCTAGTCAGCCATCAGATGTCACTTTTTCTTTATCTAGGTTCTCCCTGGCAACCATCACTACTGCCATGCTACAGCATATTCGAGTGTCCAGAAAGAGCACGATATCCTATTCAGCGTGATATGTTTCCTGATGATCACATATAATAGCTCAACATAGTATATACTCTAATATGGTATTATGTGTTttctcttatttatttatttctgaAGCAGACAGTCCATCAAAAAGAGAGATGGCTTAACTGTAGCCAAACATGGTGCCACGCTCACAGACCATCACATGTTGATTTCCAGCAAGTCTAATTTTCTCCGCTGAGTTGGCCATAACCTGGAGAAGTAAAGGATCATTCCGACAATCGTACGCAGAAAAGTACCGGGAAAATAAGTGATTTCAGGAAGGACTTGTCACTGAAATGCATATCTTTCGTATCTACAGTTACTGATTCTAGACTTCTAGAAATGAAAAGGCGACAGACAAATGCTTGGTGCAACATTTTCCATTAAAAAAATCACAAACATCTTGTTAAGTAGCACAAACACGTAATTGTTATTTGGCAGCACAAAGCTCCACCTTCACCAATGGCTAGCTGAACTTCCGAAGAGAACTGGCAATTCACAGTAAAAGGTGAGTGGGTTTTCAGAACGGTGATAGACCAAACTGGGACTGACAGTTTGTTTACACAGTTAGTTAGACATTCTGCTGGTTTGTCATCATCTCATGCTTGATTTACCATGGGCAGAATAGAAAAGTCCAAACAAGTCCAAATAACTTCCACTTCGCCTGACCATTCAATCtcataaaggaaaaaaaaatcacatgaaGTGAAACTTCCCTAGACAAACGACATTATGGAATATTTATAGAATATTAAAGAAACCAAGCATGAATCTGTAGGCTAATGCTAAACCAGACAATGGAATGTAGCTGGTGGCAGCTGACAATAATAGTACTCACTTTGTTGATGTGTATAAAGTGCCCAAAGAATTTGAGATTCAATCTTTCAAACAACATATCAGTTCAATGACATATGGCCCATATGTAAATGTAACTTCATGCAAGTCCAAAAAAATGTAACTTCATGCAGTCAAACTTTTCTTGGTGTTAAaaacaaaaaattaaaaataaatttaTGACTAAAGTTTAATTTTGCAAAGGTGCCAAATAAAACACACCTTATGATATTTAAAAGACGGACTACTACATTTAAGTTTTGGCAAGACTGCCAGATAGAAATGCAACTTACAGAAGGAGCACAGAATTGTCCTTTCTTGATATTGATAATTTTCCCAGTCTTAGCTGCAGCCACTAGAAGGTCAGTCTGTTAATTAAATATTTTTATTAGGCATGCCGAATGAGATACTCAAGTAGATTTATGCTTAGATAGCTAGCAGTTTTGcagttttaaaaaaaatatatgcATAAGTTGAAGTTGTACCTGGCGACACAGGAAAGCTGGAATCTGTATAATATCAGCAACTCTTCCAACAGCTTCACACTGATTTAGTGATTTAGTTAGAGAACATGTTCCCTTTTACACTTCAGAGCAAAGGATACGCGGTGAAAGAATTTGAATTCAAAGGGTGCAATAAGCACATGTAACAATATGAATAAAAAAAGCGACATATCCAAACAAAGATCTTTCAAATTCAGACATGCCGTATTCAAATGCACCGAAAAAAAGTGGTTCCTGCAGTACAAACATTTCATAGAAAGGAAAAATGATTGATGGACGCTGCTAAGTTCGCTGGAATATTAGGAAAGTGATACAGCTGAAGCTTTTTCTACCAAAGCAGTGAAGAATATCCTTGCATACAGCATTAATACAATAAAATGGATACCTGGCAGCTTTCATGCACATCAGTGACCACTGGAAGGTCATATGTGGCCTTCACCTTTTCAAGGATCTGATATAGCAAGGTGAAAAATGTTATATACAAAAGAGACAGAAGATCTAATATTATTTTTCCACACCTTTAGGCCTTCTTCCAGACCAGGGCCACGGAATGATTTTGATGACGTACGGTTTGCTTTATCAAAGCTTGATTTGAACACAAGAGGCACCCCAAGTCTGGTATGGAGAAAACAGCAGGTTTAGTTTGTCCCAAGAATAAACAAAAGTATGGTGATCCGTTGCTCACTTGGTTGTGATGGCTTTGATGTGTTTGGCCATCTTCATGACATGCTCCTCTGATTCGATTACATTGGGCCCGGCTAACAAGAAGAATGGTTGAGCAGCCTGTGTAAAAATCAGAAAGGTCAATTCTTGCATTGGGAGATATAagagatgccccccatagggggactCACAGAGATTAGCACCTCTCAACCCTAGGATCTTCTCCATAGATGGATCTTGGCCGTTCCCGCGTCTGGGCCACGTGTCGCTTAATGATTGGACGCGGAGAGCCGGAGTGAGACAAAATCAGAAACTCCCGGGACAAACCCTAGCCATTCGCTTGCAGCCTCCGCCCCGCGTCCTCTCTTCCCTCGCGCCTCCATGTGCCAACGGGGACACTAACCGCTGGGTATTGTTCAACCATAACCATCCCCATGTTATAAAAATTtccccatccccatccccattAACTATTCCGGGGATAACATTTATACCATCCCCATCACCATCGGGTTAACGGATAACCAGTGGTTACCCATCCCCAACATCTTCAGATAATAGAAAAATTTAACAACATTTCTCTAGTACCTTAGCTAATATAAGTTGACAGCAAATCAATATATGTTCACAGTTCACATAACAGCAACAAAACAGATTCATGTGATCAGGTCCAAGTTCAAGTGATCATATCCAACGTCAACACACAAATGGTAGCACTTTGTCGAGCACACAAATGGTAGCACTTTAAGATAAGCCATTACATCACACATGTGCACAGTTTCCAAATGCTCACACGccataacaaaaaaaaatcggACAAACATAACATGAAGAAATTTGTTGTCTTCAAAACTCCAAGCTTCATCACTGCTGACTTGAAGAAGCATTGAAGTGCAGGCTGCGACTCATAACCAGCATCGAAATGTCATACTCCAACATTACAGCTTCAAGCCCTGCATAAAGTTAAAGATCAGACCGAAAGCTTTTTGTATGCTAGAGAACCAGAGATTCGAGATAAATAATAACCTCTAGCCCTTCCTCAATGTCTTCAAGAACACTCCAGAAGCTAGCTTCTTGCCCATTGTCATCATCTACAAGCAAAAACAATTACAACAATTTAGACATGAAAGATAACAAGGAATATAATTTGAGTTATAATGTTCTATGCATATACCTTTGTATCTATTTCTAATCCAGTCCTGCGAACACATAAGAGCTTCCAACAAATCAGAGGTAAGTCGGCTGCGATGTTCACTCAGTACTCTACCACTTGTAGAGAATGCTGATTCCGAAGCAACCGTGCTGATTGGAATGGCATAGATATCCCTTGCAATCAATCTCAGAGTTGGGTACCTTGTTCCAGCAACCTTCCACCAGTTTAGGACATTGAAGTTTTTTGTATCTAGTGAAACATAATCGTCCTCCAAATACTTATCCAACTCAGAGAAGAACCTTCTTGTTGCTGGCCTTCTTTTTGCCACACGTGCACTAAACATTGACATAAGTTCTGCTGGTACTTCTTCCACAGATTTTGAGGTTTCTGGAGTATCTTCATCAACATGGTATTCTTCTAGCAACTTGGTTAATAGATCGATGACTTCTCTAACATACATCTCACTCTCATCCTTGGAAACACCATGAAGCATTGCAAAGCAAGTGTTTAACATGTCATGTTTGTATCTAGGATCTAGAAGTGTAGAAATTCCCATCAGACCTTGTATGTCAGCCCAATACTTATCAAATTTTAGAGTCATTGCTTCTGTCATGTTCCTTATAATTTCATTGCTAGAATTGGACCACTTTCTCATGTTTGCTTTGATTTCACATATTTGAGGGAAGTAAATGTTGGCAGTAACATAATTTGTTCCAGAAAAGAGCTCAGTAATCTTGAAGAACAACCTCAACCTCTCTACCACATCAATTGCAAACTCCCACTCAATATCAGTAGGAAGACAATCATATTGCTTATCCACCTTCTTAGCACGCTCAAAGATAGCTTTGTAAGGACAAGCAATACTAAGCATTGTAAAGATAGAGTTCCATCTAGTTTTATAATCAAGTTGTAGTTTTTTTTGGCGTAGGGACTTTAAGAAACTTAGCAATCTCCTCAAATTTTTCAGCTCTCTTTGGGGTGGCAGTCCAGTATGCAACACTCTCGCGTATATTTTCTATGGCAGTCTTCATGACATCTAATCCATCCTTAACTATCAAGTTGAGTATATGTGCACAACAACGCATGTGAAGCAATGTATCTTGCAGCATTAGCTTATCTGCCCCCAGCTTCTTCACCAACAGTTCAACAGCCTTGTCATTAGATGTGCAGTTATCAACTGTGACAGTAGAAAGCTTCTCATCCAGGTTCCATTCAACCAAAGCCTCGGCTAGTTCCTCAGCTATAACTTCTGCAGTATGTGGTGCTAGTACATAAATGaacctacaaacaatataaaatggcAAGTCATATATAGCAGCAACTCTATGTACCAAAAGAGCAAGCATTAGTCGCAAAACAGCAAGCATATCTGATTCAAAAGAGCTCTATGTTCCATAAACAACAACAATTCTTCACAAAATAGCATGAATATGTCATATAATAAAAGGCAGCAACTCTATGTACCAAAAGAGCAAGCATTAGTCGCAAAACAACAAGCATATCTGATTCAAAAGAGCTCTATGTTCCATAAACAACAACAATTCTTCACAAAACAGCAAGAATATGTCATATAATGAATGGCAGCAACTCTATGTACCAAAAGAGCAAGCATTAGTCCAAAAACAGCAAGCATATATAATTTAAAAGAGCTCTATGTTCCATAAACAACAATAATTCTTCACAAAACAGCAAGAATATGTCATATAATGAATGGCAACTCTATGTACCTCATCACATCGCTTCTTAGCTTCCAGCTATCATCAATAAAATGGGCTGTTATCACCATATAACCCTTCTTTTGGTTGTCCGAAGTCCACATATCAGTGGTGATGGCCACTCTTGAATTGCAGGAACTCATGTATTTTATAGCCTTTTTGATTCTTCTTTGTAAAATTTGATGATAACACTCTCGTCAAACAACATTACATAATCAGATGTTGCAAGCTATCTAACATAATCTGATATTGCAAGCTATCTAACATGAATGAAGATACATAAAGATACCTAATAGTATTCCTATGCACGAGCTTGAATTTAGGCCGCAGTGCATTAACAAATCTTCGGAATCCAGCATGGTCGACAATACACAGTGGATACTCATGCAGAATTATCATGGCAACAAGCGCTCTCCTAGCAAATTCTTGATCAAATATGTAATTCTCCAATGAAGCATTGCATCCATCCTTAGCAGCAAACCTCAAGGAAGATTGAGCCATCATTTTTTCCATTCATCAAAGCCTTGCTATATGGGCATATGTATCATTATGGGCTAACAGATGTGATGTCCCATTCCTCGTTTCTCCTCCAAGAAGCTTACCACATCTAAGACACTTTGCTTTGATTTGACCATCAACTAATTTAACACGCTTGTAGGAAAGCAAAGCCTTTGAAGTCAACTTCCTCTTTGACCGAAGGTTTCAATTTCCTCTTTCTCAATGTTTAGAATTATTGGCGAACCAACCACTCGTGAAGATGATCCAGCCGGGCTGCTCGCTCCCAGCCCGAGGACTAGAAGTCATCTCCCTATGCAACAAAACCAAGAACAATGAACACATGT encodes:
- the LOC124656180 gene encoding 2-dehydro-3-deoxyphosphooctonate aldolase 1-like, translating into MVMGMAAQPFFLLAGPNVIESEEHVMKMAKHIKAITTKLGVPLVFKSSFDKANRTSSKSFRGPGLEEGLKILEKVKATYDLPVVTDVHESCQCEAVGRVADIIQIPAFLCRQTDLLVAAAKTGKIINIKKGQFCAPSVMANSAEKIRLAGNQHVMVCERGTMFGYNDLIVDPRNFEWLREANCPVVADVTHALQQPAGKKLDGGGVASGGLRELIPCIARTSVAVGVDGT